In the Oryzihumus leptocrescens genome, one interval contains:
- a CDS encoding flavin-containing monooxygenase: MTERPTRVRADYEAVVVGSGFAGIAMAIALKRQGIHDFVVLEKGEDLGGTWRDNTYPGCACDVPSHLYSYSFELKADWSRAYASAPEILDYARHCCTKYGIDPHLRFGSRLDVARYEADSGLWRLTVRTPTGIVQARCRTLVMAVGALHEPARPQIAGLDDFGGRVIHTAAWDHSVALQGKRIGVIGTGASAIQVVPQVAPAAEQLTVFQRTPPWVLPKEDPEYSPAAQRRFARWPWLARLKRAAIYWTNEARVVGFASHPKAMKVAERMARRHLRGQVADPGLRERLTPDYTIGCKRILVSSDYYPALQRDNVQLETTGIEHVENGAVITTDGRRHELDVLVLATGFEVIGTYQHLEVVGRDGRNLGHEWAKAPEAYLGTAVEGFPNLFTLVGPNSGLGHTSMLIMIEAQTELVLRAMAERDRRGARAVEVEPAAQEAFNQEVLQRSASAVWLTGCRSWYLDDSGVNRALWPWSTVAYRRRTARFRPGHYRFDA, translated from the coding sequence GTGACCGAACGCCCCACGCGGGTCCGCGCCGACTACGAGGCCGTCGTCGTCGGCAGCGGCTTCGCCGGGATCGCCATGGCGATCGCCCTGAAGCGCCAGGGCATCCACGACTTCGTCGTGCTCGAGAAGGGCGAGGACCTCGGCGGCACCTGGCGGGACAACACCTACCCCGGGTGCGCCTGCGACGTCCCGTCCCACCTGTACTCGTACTCGTTCGAGCTCAAGGCGGACTGGTCCCGCGCGTACGCCTCGGCCCCGGAGATCCTCGACTACGCCCGGCACTGCTGCACGAAGTACGGCATCGACCCCCACCTGCGCTTCGGCTCGCGGCTGGACGTCGCGCGATACGAGGCGGATTCCGGGCTCTGGCGGCTGACGGTGCGCACGCCCACGGGCATCGTGCAGGCACGGTGCCGCACCCTCGTCATGGCCGTCGGCGCGCTGCACGAACCGGCCCGTCCCCAGATCGCCGGACTCGACGACTTCGGCGGCCGGGTCATCCACACCGCCGCCTGGGACCACTCGGTGGCGTTGCAGGGCAAGCGAATCGGCGTCATCGGCACCGGTGCCAGCGCGATCCAGGTGGTGCCGCAGGTGGCGCCCGCGGCGGAGCAGCTGACCGTGTTCCAGCGGACGCCGCCGTGGGTCCTGCCCAAGGAGGACCCGGAGTACTCCCCGGCCGCGCAGCGGCGGTTCGCGCGCTGGCCCTGGCTGGCCCGGCTCAAGCGCGCGGCGATCTACTGGACCAACGAGGCGCGGGTGGTCGGCTTCGCCAGCCACCCGAAGGCGATGAAGGTCGCCGAGCGTATGGCGCGCCGCCACCTGCGCGGGCAGGTCGCCGACCCGGGGCTGCGCGAGAGGCTCACCCCCGACTACACGATCGGGTGCAAGCGCATCCTGGTCTCCAGCGACTACTACCCGGCGCTGCAGCGCGACAACGTGCAGCTCGAGACCACCGGGATCGAGCACGTCGAGAACGGCGCCGTGATCACCACCGACGGCCGGCGGCACGAGCTCGACGTGCTGGTGCTCGCGACCGGCTTCGAGGTCATCGGCACCTACCAGCACCTCGAGGTCGTCGGCCGCGACGGGCGCAACCTGGGCCACGAGTGGGCCAAGGCCCCGGAGGCCTACCTCGGCACGGCGGTCGAGGGCTTCCCCAACCTGTTCACCCTGGTCGGCCCGAATTCCGGGCTCGGCCACACCTCGATGCTCATCATGATCGAGGCCCAGACCGAGCTGGTGCTGCGCGCGATGGCCGAGCGGGACCGTCGCGGGGCGCGGGCGGTCGAGGTCGAGCCGGCGGCGCAGGAGGCGTTCAACCAGGAGGTGCTGCAGCGCAGCGCCTCCGCGGTATGGCTGACCGGCTGCCGCAGCTGGTACCTCGACGACTCCGGCGTCAACCGGGCCCTGTGGCCGTGGTCGACCGTGGCCTACCGGCGCCGGACCGCCCGGTTCCGGCCCGGGCACTACCGTTTCGACGCATGA
- a CDS encoding exodeoxyribonuclease III, with amino-acid sequence MRIATWNVNSIRSRIDRVEAWLQRSDCDVLALQETKATDEQFPFERLRALGYEVAHHGLNQWNGVAVLSRVGLEDVQVGFENMPMWGDPLGAEARALGATCGGVRIWSLYVPNGRSLEDPHLAYKLDWLAHLRDAAAKWLADNPSAQVALVGDWNIAPQDEDVWDMEFFADKTHVSPPERAAFSAIVEAGYTDVVRPHAPGPGVYTYWDYQQLRFPKRQGMRIDFVLGSPALTARVEGASIDREERKGKGASDHAPVIVDLANL; translated from the coding sequence GTGCGAATCGCTACGTGGAACGTCAACTCCATCCGCTCACGGATCGACCGGGTCGAGGCCTGGCTCCAGCGCAGCGACTGCGACGTGCTCGCCCTGCAGGAGACCAAGGCGACCGACGAGCAGTTCCCCTTCGAGCGGCTGCGTGCCCTCGGCTACGAGGTGGCCCACCACGGGCTGAACCAGTGGAACGGCGTGGCGGTCCTGTCACGGGTGGGCCTCGAGGACGTCCAGGTCGGCTTCGAGAACATGCCGATGTGGGGCGACCCGCTCGGCGCGGAGGCCCGCGCCCTCGGCGCCACCTGCGGCGGGGTCCGGATCTGGTCCCTCTACGTCCCCAACGGCCGGTCGCTGGAGGACCCGCACCTGGCCTACAAGCTGGACTGGCTGGCGCACCTGCGCGACGCGGCCGCCAAGTGGCTGGCCGACAACCCGTCCGCGCAGGTCGCCCTCGTCGGCGACTGGAACATCGCGCCGCAGGACGAGGACGTCTGGGACATGGAGTTCTTCGCCGACAAGACGCACGTCTCCCCGCCCGAGCGCGCCGCCTTCTCGGCGATCGTCGAGGCCGGCTACACCGACGTGGTCCGCCCGCACGCCCCCGGGCCGGGCGTCTACACCTACTGGGACTACCAGCAGCTGCGGTTCCCCAAGCGCCAGGGCATGCGGATCGACTTCGTGCTCGGCTCGCCCGCGCTCACCGCCCGCGTCGAGGGCGCCTCGATCGACCGCGAGGAGCGCAAGGGCAAGGGCGCCAGCGACCACGCCCCCGTCATCGTGGACCTGGCCAACCTGTGA